AACATTCATGATTCTGTTGTTCACTCTCTTTCTCCATAGATTACATTAATTGCATTCCGTATGATTCTTGATGGCACCTTTGAAGTACTTATGTTTGTATCATGGTTGCGAAAAAGCTCAATTTGCAAGAGCATTCTAACAACTTGAGATGAACATTATTCTCTGCATAATATGTGCTCGTTATATACATACAGTGGCCAAGTGTTTTTGAGGTTTATAGAGATGAAAATCTTCTTGCAAATAAAAGTGCCAATGAGAATGTTAACAAGCAATGACTGATTGGTATTGTTTCATTTAATGAATGGTTTGGAGTAACAATTATGCATTTGGTTTTTATGTTTGCAGGGGCACCAATAGCTGGCTCAGCGGTCGATAAAAATCGATCAAGTTGTGGGTTATGTGAGTCTAGGATACCCATTTGGCTGGACTGCTTCAATCCTCTTCGAGGCGGCATCACGAGGCCATTCTCCGCTCTCAGAAACCAAAACTCTTCGTCATGGGCACGAAAGATGGCTTCACAAGTGTGAAACAATTGCAGAACAAGCTCAAGTCAGCTGCAGGACGAGTTGAAACCCAACTGCTCGACGGCGTGAGCCATTTTCAGATGGAAGGACCAGCTTATGATGAACAGATGGCAGATCTTATTACCAAATTCATTCAATCCTTGTAGAACAACCAACAGTGGATTTCTTATAGCTGTGAATTTAGATTTAGTAGTCATCTTGTTTTGTGTGGTTCTTGTGAGGAATTCAAATGCACTGGCATGTATGAAAAACAAGGCTGTGACTTTCTTCTTATTGTGTATCAGTCATAATCACAATGCCCATTTCCTTGTATTAATTCGTCACATTTGTgctattttatggttttttctgcttgactttttcttttcttcttcttttcactGTTATGTATTTGTTGAGATCAAGTACTTCCCCTTCCCGTTGTtaatttttatctgtcattGTTAACTGAATTTCACGaaccaaaaaatttaattattttacaaaactttataaaaaattagtttttttgttttttcaaaatcatctctaatttatatttacatattttttttcttataatttaatcCCAATAAGAGAATTAAATagaatattaagaataatttaaaaaaaaaataataaatattttttgatgttaaaaaataatagataaaaaataaggtaaatttgtgacagataaaaaaaagtaaataataaaatattaatctaTATAGGTTTCTAAcagttatgttttttatatataatatttcactATAATTATCTCATTACCAGAGGATGTAAATTAACACTCACCGCaaaaacaagataataataaatttattaatattattattatgaaatagAGTTCTTCTCATTGGTCCACGTGTCCACGTTCTTCGTATTTCTCATAATCCCGCACGCGTACCAACGAGGAGTTCCCACGCGCGAGTACAAAACACCAAAACCAAATGGTCACGCTTTTCGCCCCTCCTTCGCCGCTCGTCTCACCCGAATCCCTAGCCCTCGCCGTCGATTGCTCTCTCCTCCGACCAGTTTCCTTCGCCGGAGATCCCCTCTTCCTCCTGTTCCTCGCCTCGCTGCTTTCCCGGCCGCCAAGCTTTCCTCCAGCGTCGCCCCGATGGAGTCCCCTTCGGCAGAGGATCGCGCTGCCGGATTGAAATTCGAGGAGCTAAATTGGGATCACTCGTTTGTGCGTGAGCTTCCTGGGGATCCCAGGACCGATATCATCTCTCGAGAGGTACATCTGTTTCTTTTTTAACGATCGAAGTTGTATAGTTTGTGTACCAAAAAAACgagatcttttgtttttgtttttgtaaaaaaattaatgatggtTTTTTGCTATGTCTCTGTGTTGATTTATTCACCTTCGATATTATGTGAGTTTGTTACAATGATCAACTTTTGTGAAAGACATGATTTTTAAGTATGTGCTGTAAGAATAGGAGAGCTCGCCATAGTTGTTAAAGTCGAAGGAAAAGTGGATATTAGGTTTATTAACATCTATTTGTAGGTTATGCCAATGATTTGATGCATTATGCTTTGTATCTTTGACTTAATTAAGTGgagatttattcatttttttatttcttgagaAGCTTGATTGGGAGCAGGTGGTCTAGTGTccgttttatttatattttcattaatacaattttatttggAAAGGTTTGGGCTTTCAAATCTTTTATTCTATATTAGTGATGGCTTATAACTCTAtttcttatattaatataattttgtacCATATCATGATCTGCTCGTTATGCTTTTGTGATATTATGTAAGTTACAAATTTTTAACTTGTGTTTTTGGGTCTGCATGAATTTTTCAAATGGTTGTAACTTGGAAGCAGCGAGTGCAAGGTTATATATCTTATGCAAGTGGTGTAGTCCTACTCAGGCTGTTTAATGCGTTTTTTCTGGCCCGCATAAATTTCAAACTATAATTTTAGCTTTCGTATATAATTGTTACTAAggcttgttatttttttgtatttaggtGCGCAGGGCTTGTTATTCAAAAGTATCACCATCTGTGGAAGTGGACAAGCCTGAGCTTGTAGCATGGTCTGATTCAGTTGCCAAGTTACTTGATTTAGATCCTAAAGAGTGAGTGGGTTTTATTTGTTCCGTACTTTTTCTCTGTCATCAAAATGTAAATCACTGATATAAGGATGCTTCTTGCCAGATTACTTGTGTTGTCATTTTGTTGCCTTTTTCTATGGATGTCTTGACTTTTATGATTTCAAATCACATTCAAGTCCGAATTTAAGGTTTTGCAGTTTTCTGCTGTATATACGGAGTTGAGGTGCTTATTTGCTAGTATCAGACATTATATTTTGTGTGCTATCATTCACACAAGAACTTTGTAGCTACGACCATAACTTATTTCGGAATGTGTCTCATTTTCATCCATTAACTTTTCCATTGAATCAATAAACTCTTCTTTActcatcataattaattaatcctgCATGGGGCACTTGTCAACTGATAAGGAGAGCTAAGGTGGAATTCTTTACTTTTGAGTTAATATGTTCTTTCTATAGcggtttttattgatttgaacATCTCCTAATTCTGAAATGGTGGTCCAATTTCTTTTACGTGAGAAAATTGAACTtagtttaatactttaattagCTGTTCTGGATTTTGGAAACGCTTGTTTGCTATTGAAGGAGGAATTTAACTTTCTTCCATTTACTTTGACCATATTAATTCTTAAGTTAGTGTTCCAATTTTTGGCATTTGATTGTCTACTTTTAGTTTTTGAGGAAAAGAAACCCTTCACTTGGGCATTCCACATTTTGAAATTGTCCACTTTCTGGTTCTTTTCCCTAAATCAGCCCTTcaacatataaaattatattgttagtTATGGTCATCCAAATTCAGTTCATGAAGTATCATTTTATATGGCCATTGCCCATGGAAGCTGACTTAAAGAGAGAATTGAGTTTCAGCTGCATATCATGAGTCTATCTTATCttcacaatgaaaaataaataaactaatggTATGAGAACCATCTTAGATGGCTGATTTTTGCCGGCCTATCAGATATTAATGATACATACATTTATCTATTATTTCAGATTTGAACGACCAGACATCCCGCTTCTATTCTCTGGAGCATTGCCATTGGTGGGTGGGTAAGTTCCTTGTCCAACaaattaatttctattattttgagAGCTGAAGATTCATCatcaataattatttctttcatAAACCAAGTATGTTATTTTCTTCAGTTTGACATATGCACAATGCTATGGTGGACACCAGTTTGGTACATGGGCTGGTCAGCTGGGGGATGGTCGAGCCATAACGTTAGGAGAAATTATGAATTCTCGAGGTGAAAGGTGGGAGTTGCAGCTGAAGGGTGCTGGAAAAAAACTCCTTATAGCCGGTTTTGCGGATGGACTTGCAGTTTTGCGTAGTAGCATCCGTGAGTTCCTATGCAGTGAGGCAATGAATGGTCTTGGAATTCCAACAACTCGGGCACTTTGTATTGTCACAACTGGCAAAAAAATGTCTCACGTGACATGTTTTATGAGTAAGCTTTCTTGTTCCATATGACATGGCTATACATGCCTAGGTGGAAATGATCTGTTATTTGCTTAAAATTGtatctgctatttttgtagTGGTAATCCAAAGGATGAGCCAGGTGCCATTGTTTGTCGTGTTGCTCAATCCTTTCTTCGCCTTGGTTCATACCAAATTCATGCTTCGCGAGGGAAGGAGGACTTGGAGATTGTTCGGATTTTAGCAGATTACACAATCCGCTATCATTTTCCTCACCTGGAGAAGATGGAAAAGAGCGAGAGCCTGTCTTTTGAGGTTGGACAGGAGGGCGGCTCCGTTGTGGACTTGACATCTAACAAATATGCAGGTAAATCATTCTTTgtagatattttctttttggtccATGAAATTTAGCATTGCTCTGCATCTGGTGTTGGTAAATGAACCAGAAGGAAATTAAATCAATGTATGGTTTTCAATGAATCTTATCAGCATGGTCAGTTGAAGTTGCTGAACGTACTGCTTCCTTGGTTGCCGGCTGGCAGGGGGTTGGTTTCacccatggagtgctaaacacTGACAATATGAGCATCTTGGGTCTAACAATTGATTATGGACCGTTTGGTTTCTTGGATGCTTTTGACCCAAGTTACACTCCAAATACAACTGACCTTCCGGGGAGAAGGTACTGTTTTGCGAACCAGCCGGACATTGGCTTGTGGAACATTGCTCAGTTCACCACAGCATTAATGGCTGCAAATCTTATCAGCAAAGATGAGGCTAACTACACCATGGAGAGGTATGGGTTGTTTGTCTCATTTCTAATTATGACTTGCCATTTAACTTATTGATAGgtaaatttcaaacttatggCAGGTATGGGAATAAATTTATGGATGAATATCAGTCTATTATGACCAGAAAACTTGGTCTTCCAAAGTATAATAAACAGTTGATCAGCAAGCTTCTCAACAACATGGCTGTTGATAAAGTTGACTACACGAACTTCTTCCGAGCTCTTTCTAATATCAAAGCAGACACTACCATTCCTGAAAGTGAGCTGCTAGTTCCGCTAAAGTCTGTATTACTAGACATAGGCAAGGAACGCAAAGAAGCATGGACCAGCTGGGTACAGACCTACATCCAGGAGGTGAGTTGTAATCTTGTTATGCATGCCCAACACTGAACTCCAATGCACTTTGTTCTATGTATCTTTCTAATAAAGTTAAGAATCTCTAGAGTCATGAAGATCATCCTGAAGAACTAATTAGAATTTTCCTTGTTATTTTAGCTTGCATCTAGTGGTGTTCCGGATGATGAAAGAAAGGCGGTGATGAACTCAGTAAACCCAAAATACATACTAAGGAACTACTTATGCCAAAGTGCCATTGACACTGCCGAACAAGGTGATTACGCAGAAGTCTGGCGGCTACTCAAAGTAATGCAAAATCCATATGAGGAACAACCAGGAATGGAAAAATACGCCCGATTACCGCCTGCCTGGGCTTACAGGCCTGGTGTCTGCATGCTGTCCTGCTCCTCCTAATCATGAATGTAAATTACACAGATACAAATCATCATGTACTGCATATATGTCTTTGTATTAGTCCAAATGCAACAACACTATAAGCAGAATCTTTTAGAAATCTAAGACCATTTGAGAGTAGTTCAAGAGACAGTCTTTATGCAGTTATGCTGTGCTTTACTACATGAATAACAGCATCAATGTAACAACCTTAGAAATCAAAATGATTCAGAGCAGTTCCTTTTATTTAGTAAAGTTCTACATTTTAAGTTTAGATCTCATACACCATTCCTATTTGCAAGACTTTGCCAGGAGGGATCTTCAGTGTTGCAACGGTGGACCTTGAGTTTTTCTGCAAGAACCTGTATAATGTGTCTATCACCAATCTCTTGAACCATTTGCTCTCCTTCCTCATCTTCAGTATGACTCTCCCAAACACAAAGATAGCTCCTCGGGTCATCGCCGTCTCTAGAGCCACCACCTCCTCCCTGCTTTCGACCTTTTTAATAAGCCCAGTGATCACCGAACCCAAGAACTCATCGCCTTCCATGTTCGGCTCATCCATATACCCATATTGCACCAAACACCTATACACACCTTGAGCTTGCAACTTAGCCATCACGAACCTCTCCTCTGGCAACACAGACTTCACCGGCAATGTTCTTACCGTTACAAACACTGTAACTTGCCGGAGAGCACCAACATGCTGCACATAATGCCTAACGATCGGAGGAATCCCATTCATGAGATCGGTACAGAAGAAACAAACTCCGGGGACTCTCGGTATTTCAGAGTCTGTCGTCATTAGCTCCTTGAACTCTCTCCAACTCATCTTCTTTTCGGCTTCATACGCATTCTTCTTCCCTCTTCCATAGGTCCAAGAGAGAGTAATGGCTAAGAATAACAATGCAATGGCGAAAGGCACCCATCCTCCTTGCGGAATCTTGTTCAACAAAGATGTCATGTATGAGCCTTCAAAAATTAGGAAGACAGCCAGAAAAATTCCAACTAAGAAGACATTGGTGTCCCATATCACAAGCATCACCACCACCATTAGAACTGTTGTGATCAGCATTACCCATATCACGGCCACACCTAAAATTCGATGATGTTAGCAATATGAAATTTCTGCATTTAACATGGTATCAAAGctatatttagttttttcaaTTCTGTCTCACCGTAGGCATTGCCAATCTCTGGGCCGCCTTTGAAGCCGGCGGTGATGATGATGCACAAAATCATGATGGTGTAGTTAATTTCCGGTGAGTAGACTTGGCCTTCATATTTGCCGGAGGTGTGCCTCATTGTGACTCTAGGGAAGCAGCCAAGAGCCATGGATTGCCTGATGATGGAGAAGCTTGCAGATATCAAGGATTGGCTGGCGATGACTGCAGCGAGGGTAGCGATGATAAACATCGGCCAGAAGATGGGCTCCGGCACCGAACTATAGAATGCTGTGCTTATCTTGTCCTTGTGCTTTATCAAGTATGCAGCTTCTCCACCATAGCCTAATATCAATGCTGGATAAACCACCGTTGAGAAAGCAATCTGCAGAGCAGAAAGACTCTTCCTTTAATCACATATCTGTTATATGATATGTATGTTCATAATGTGGACATAATGTGgacaatgaaaagaaacatacCTGAATTGAACTTTTGCTGAAGTGACCAAGATCAGCAAACATAGCTTCAGCTCCTGGATGATTAATTCAATGTGTTTCCAGATAAGTTCAGATTCAGTAGAGATAAGATCaagaatataaaaagaaattaaacttaATTACCAGTGATGCAGAGAACAGCAGAACCAAGAGTCTCCCATCCCTTTCGTCGGTTTCTTTTGAAGAAATAGTATATATAATGAGGCGATATCGCTTTGAGAACAGGCGGGTAGTATTTGATAATGTTGAAGAGGCCGATACCGGCAATGGATACAAACCATAAAAGCATGATGGGGGAGAAGGAGAAGCCAACCTTGCTTGTGCCGAACCTTTCGAAGAGGAAAAGAAGGAGCAAGATCACCACAGATATAAGAACAACATGATCTGCAGAAACAAATTGTGCATCAATGATCAGTGttcaaaaagtataaaaaaacaaaaaagaaaaattcaaacttgTTTCAATTGACTAAACTGATCACCTTGTGTTATCTTGGATGACCTTGATTGAATTCCTTGAACAGCAGACAacactacaacaacaacaacaagaatgtGTTGAATGGATACAAAAAACTAAAGAagtaaagtttttaattataatttgattaaGACCTGAAATTGCTGGAGTTAGAGCACCATCTCCCATCACCATGCAAGTACCGATCAAGACGATGATTGTGAGCACACTCTGAGCTGTTTTACTCCCTTCCAAGAACTTATGtgtctttgatttccttctatTGCTGTTGCTGTGATACAAGAGATCGACATCGGTTTCCAACTTCGTCATCGGCACCATAGACTTGTTCTTGAAATGAATATGTTGGCGAAGCAATGAGTAAAGCGCAAAAGTCCCGCCTAAGTTAATAAAAGAGATTATATAACACAATTGATCGAAAAAAATCCGGTTAAGTATATATCTacctatatgtatgtatttaaatGTTTATCACCTTCTCCATGATCATCTGCTCTCAAGACAATGAGAACATATTTGAGCAAAGCCATGACAGTGAGAGTCCAATAGATCAAACTTAGCACACCAAGTAAGTCCAACTCTTGAGGATTGGATAAAGTGATAGAAGGGAATGTATAGAGTGGAGATGTCCCAATATCACCATAAACAACTCCAAGTGATTGATAAGCCAATAGCAATGTCTGTGCAGTTGTCAAATCCTTCAAGCAGAAAAACCaacaatttttcttaatatcatacattaacatcatcatcagaatataattttttaaaaaaattattctttgtatgtgaTTCATTCTTATTGTTAAAATTCTTAACATGCTtcaatgaatatatattttatctgaaaaccctaataaacaaaagaaaccctaatgAAGGTAATGTAAAGAACAACATAAGAgcaatgaagataatgttcaaTAAACTAGTGTTCTTCAACAAATATATAGTAAATATAAAACATGAGAGGCTAgtttaattatatgaaaaccCCAAATAAACAACCTCTTTCCATAAACCCTAATCTGGATCCTCCCCtttttcttaatgattttcACAAATGACTTAACAAAATTATGCATGATTGATGAAactaagtatatatataagctcTAACACACAACCTCctccccattttttttttttttgaagaaaagtggataaatcactgaTTTATTGAATGGAAAGACAAAATTACAAAGAGTTAAATCCTCTCACCAGAAATGAGGGGAACCTCCTCCCCATTTCTTCacaaggttatatatatatatagaaaaccaAACTAGGGTTCATCAAAAACCCTAACACCTACTTAAAGATCTTAAAATTTAACACATTTAAACATAAGCCATAACCAAAAAGTACACAAGATAAACAATGAGTTTAATACCACAGGTGTTCGGTGAGGTATCTTATAATCATTGGCAAAGCTTGAGCTCCTACTTTGCAATGGATCATTGGGAACATCTTCTCCAAGTTCAAGATCTTTGAAACTTTTCTCCTCCTCCATTTTACTACTATTCCCTGCATCCTCTTTGTTCTCCATATCTGAAACTAGATCGACTTGGACAACAAAGAGAACACTGACAGCCAGAAAACTGAAAGAtcttcaactatatatatatgtaatatgtttaaatatattcaagTATTATTAAGGTAAGCATGCATGCAGTGCGGGATTTCTATTGCAACATGGAGTTATTTCACGCGGTGTTATTAATAGTATGAGATGATGTATTCTAAATTTTTGCGTGTTTAGAgataatttctatatatatatatatctatattgtTGAATGAGTAGCTATACATCTATACATCTATGCatctatatatactattaaagtagatatatAATCTACTTGAGAGTGTTTTaaagaacaattttaatttttttaataatatttaagttttaatttatattacttataatattaataattgaaaattattaattatacctaattatttatataataaatgtccataaatcctttgaaatctaaggtataaaataatttgagttgtttaattatattattttatatatgatattgcctcaaaactacttataaaattttaaaaactcttaTGTTAATCTGGAAAAAATGGCTAGTTATATTTAAAGCCTTagtatgttaaaaaataaaatgaagatttgattataaaaattttcaagtgaacaataaaagataatttcATAATACAAACATTATTTGGAATATATATTGCCCAACTCAACAAAGTATAGTAAATCCATAAAATCATTGCTTCGTTTCTTAGTTTTatgaattttctttaattaacttTGAATAAACACAATACATTGTACCGGCCCGTTTGTCTTAAATGCCTCGATAACATTATATTCCct
This portion of the Dioscorea cayenensis subsp. rotundata cultivar TDr96_F1 chromosome 3, TDr96_F1_v2_PseudoChromosome.rev07_lg8_w22 25.fasta, whole genome shotgun sequence genome encodes:
- the LOC120257080 gene encoding LOW QUALITY PROTEIN: protein adenylyltransferase SelO-like (The sequence of the model RefSeq protein was modified relative to this genomic sequence to represent the inferred CDS: deleted 2 bases in 1 codon) encodes the protein MESPSAEDRAAGLKFEELNWDHSFVRELPGDPRTDIISREVRRACYSKVSPSVEVDKPELVAWSDSVAKLLDLDPKEFERPDIPLLFSGALPLVGGLTYAQCYGGHQFGTWAGQLGDGRAITLGEIMNSRGERWELQLKGAGKKLLIAGFADGLAVLRSSIREFLCSEAMNGLGIPTTRALCIVTTGKNVSRDMFYDGNPKDEPGAIVCRVAQSFLRLGSYQIHASRGKEDLEIVRILADYTIRYHFPHLEKMEKSESLSFEVGQEGGSVVDLTSNKYAAWSVEVAERTASLVAGWQGVGFTHGVLNTDNMSILGLTIDYGPFGFLDAFDPSYTPNTTDLPGRRYCFANQPDIGLWNIAQFTTALMAANLISKDEANYTMERYGNKFMDEYQSIMTRKLGLPKYNKQLISKLLNNMAVDKVDYTNFFRALSNIKADTTIPESELLVPLKSVLLDIGKERKEAWTSWVQTYIQELASSGVPDDERKAVMNSVNPKYILRNYLCQSAIDTAEQGDYAEVWRLLKVMQNPYEEQPGMEKYARLPPAWAYRPGVCMLSCSS
- the LOC120254802 gene encoding potassium transporter 26-like, translated to MENKEDAGNSSKMEEEKSFKDLELGEDVPNDPLQSRSSSFANDYKIPHRTPVDLTTAQTLLLAYQSLGVVYGDIGTSPLYTFPSITLSNPQELDLLGVLSLIYWTLTVMALLKYVLIVLRADDHGEGGTFALYSLLRQHIHFKNKSMVPMTKLETDVDLLYHSNSNRRKSKTHKFLEGSKTAQSVLTIIVLIGTCMVMGDGALTPAISVLSAVQGIQSRSSKITQDHVVLISVVILLLLFLFERFGTSKVGFSFSPIMLLWFVSIAGIGLFNIIKYYPPVLKAISPHYIYYFFKRNRRKGWETLGSAVLCITGAEAMFADLGHFSKSSIQIAFSTVVYPALILGYGGEAAYLIKHKDKISTAFYSSVPEPIFWPMFIIATLAAVIASQSLISASFSIIRQSMALGCFPRVTMRHTSGKYEGQVYSPEINYTIMILCIIITAGFKGGPEIGNAYGVAVIWVMLITTVLMVVVMLVIWDTNVFLVGIFLAVFLIFEGSYMTSLLNKIPQGGWVPFAIALLFLAITLSWTYGRGKKNAYEAEKKMSWREFKELMTTDSEIPRVPGVCFFCTDLMNGIPPIVRHYVQHVGALRQVTVFVTVRTLPVKSVLPEERFVMAKLQAQGVYRCLVQYGYMDEPNMEGDEFLGSVITGLIKKVESREEVVALETAMTRGAIFVFGRVILKMRKESKWFKRLVIDTLYRFLQKNSRSTVATLKIPPGKVLQIGMVYEI